In Cystobacter fuscus DSM 2262, the genomic stretch GGTCCGTGCCCTGGCGGAGCGGGGCCGGGCCACCGAGCCCCCCGCCCGGCGGTCCATGGCCCAGGGCCACGTCCCTCCGGAACGGGGTGGGGGCCACTAGCTCACGTGGGGTCCGGCCGCGGCGTCTTGGGGCCGCTGGCGGGCAGCGACGGCTTGGCGATGTAGCTGGCGGGCAGCTCGCCGGTGAGCGCGTCGAGGAAGACGACGATGTTCCGGGTCTCGGTCTCGGAGAGCTGCTTGCCGAGCTGGTGCTGGGCCATGAGCTTCACGGCCGTCTGCAACTCGGAGATGGAGCCGTCGTGGAAGTAGGGCGCCGTGCGCGACACGTTGCGCAGGGTGGGCACGCGGAAGACCATGCGGTCCGTCTCGCGCTTCGTCACGTCGTAGCGGCCCTGATCCTTGGTGGGGTAGGGCACGATGACGCCGAGCTTCACCAGCGAGCCGCCCAGGGCGGGGCCGTAGTGGCACTGCTGGCAGCCCTGATCCATGAACGTCTTGAGGCCGGCCTTCTCCGCGTGGGTGAGCGCCTGCTCGTCCCCGGCGAGGTACTTGTCGAAGCGCGAGGGCGTGACGAGCTGCCGCTCGAAGGCGCCAATGGCCTTGGCCAGGTTGTCGTACGTCACCGGATCGGCCTGTCCGGGGAAGGTCTTCTGGAAGGCGGTGACGTAGCCGGGAATGGACTTGAGCGTCTCGACGACGTGCTCGGCGCTGGGCATCGCCATTTCCACGGGGTTGAGGATGGGGCCCTTGGCCTGATCCTCCAGGGTGGCGGCGCGGCCGTCCCAGAACTGGGTGAGGTGGGCACCGGAGTTGTACACCGTGGGCGAGTTGCGTCCGCCCAGCTGGCCCTTGTGGCCGGTGGAGAAGGACTTGCCGTCCACGCCGAAGCGGTTCAGGTCGTGGCAGCTGTTGCAGGAGAGCTGCTGGTTCTTCGACAGGCGGGTGTCGAAGTACAGCATCCGGCCCAGCTCCACCTTCTCCGCGGTGATGGGGTTCTTCGCGTCCTCGAACCGGCCGGGCAGCGCCTTGAACGCGGTGAGCTGCGCGCGGTTGATGATGACGTTCTGGGCGGCGGAGGTCAGCGCCTCCACGGTGGGCTGCGCCGGCTGCGCGAAGGCGGAGGCCCCGGCGGTGGCGGTGACGACGAGGAGAGGACGAACGAGGGTCTTGAAGGTCATGGAGTCTGCTCTCACTGAGCTTCGCGGCCGGGAACTCCTGTCGGAGCGAGGTGGGGGACGCCGGAAGCGAGCGTGAAACTAGCAGTCTCCTGGGCGGCGAGGGAACCCATGGGGGGGCTCGCACTCCAGCCAGCCGGGCAGGCGGCTAGTCGCCGAACACCGTCACGCAGTACTTCGCGTAGAGGCCGAGGATGTTCTCGAACTTGTGGTCCACGTGGGTGATGCGGGTGATGTTGGCCTTGCGGGCCGCGTCCGAGGCGGTGGCGTCTCCGGTGGTGACGATGCCCAGGATGGACGTCACACAGCCCTCGGCGCTCTTGCTGCCCAGCCGCGTCTGCTCGTTGATGAACTCGCGCGCCGACGTGGACGCGTAGAGCGACGTGGTCCCGATGACGGGGCGGCCCACGAACGCCACGCCCGCGCAGCCCGGCAGCATCGTGGCTCCCAGGCTCAGCAGGGCCAGGGCGGACAGCTTGTTCATCAGGTGCATGGGTCCTCGCTCGGTTCAGAGGCGACCGCGGTCGCTGCATCTAACCCGTGCGTGACGCGGAGGCAAATTCCAGGTGCCTCAGGAACGTGCCCCGCCCTCGACGGGCAGGGGACGCGCGCGCCACGCCGAGGAATCCGGGGTTTTGCGACCGGAGCGGCCCAGGCGTTGGCCCAACCACGCAATTCCGTAACACACCGCGAGCAGGGTGACGCCCACGAGCAACGCGGCCGGCAGACCCAGCGTGGGGCCCACGCGGCCGGCGAGTCCCGCCGTGCCTGCCCAGCCGTACACCACGGGCAGGTGCAGCACGTAGAGCCACAGGGAGGCGCGGCCCAGCGGCGCCAGGGGCCGGGTGA encodes the following:
- a CDS encoding cytochrome-c peroxidase; the encoded protein is MTFKTLVRPLLVVTATAGASAFAQPAQPTVEALTSAAQNVIINRAQLTAFKALPGRFEDAKNPITAEKVELGRMLYFDTRLSKNQQLSCNSCHDLNRFGVDGKSFSTGHKGQLGGRNSPTVYNSGAHLTQFWDGRAATLEDQAKGPILNPVEMAMPSAEHVVETLKSIPGYVTAFQKTFPGQADPVTYDNLAKAIGAFERQLVTPSRFDKYLAGDEQALTHAEKAGLKTFMDQGCQQCHYGPALGGSLVKLGVIVPYPTKDQGRYDVTKRETDRMVFRVPTLRNVSRTAPYFHDGSISELQTAVKLMAQHQLGKQLSETETRNIVVFLDALTGELPASYIAKPSLPASGPKTPRPDPT
- a CDS encoding TRL-like family protein; its protein translation is MHLMNKLSALALLSLGATMLPGCAGVAFVGRPVIGTTSLYASTSAREFINEQTRLGSKSAEGCVTSILGIVTTGDATASDAARKANITRITHVDHKFENILGLYAKYCVTVFGD